In Thermodesulfobacteriota bacterium, the following proteins share a genomic window:
- a CDS encoding FAD-dependent oxidoreductase — MADRIETKGSAVVVGAGIAGMQAALDLANAGFYVYLVDRLPTVGGLMAQLDKTFPTNDCTMUVISPKLVEVGRHLNIKIITNTEVDSISGEPGNFRVTLINRPRFIDPAKCTGCGECSRACPVKGADEFNCSLSKKSATYIRYAQSVPLSYAIDPALCIGCGLCEKVCIAEAITYSDAVRQTEVEAGAVILAAGTTPFDPSQLDFYGYGKSPNILTSLEFERILSATGPYQGHLQRPLDLKLPKKIAWLQCVGSRDRNRCGNGYCSSVCCMYATKDAMIAKEHAKGDLECTVFNMDMRTFGKEYEAYYNRAKREGIRFERARVHTVDPIDDSGDLRMRYSTEAGEVREEDFDIVVLSVGLQPSETTVAMANRLGIDLNSYRFAATGQFTPVETSRPGIYVCGAFQGPKDIPDSVTQASAAACRAAMRLAEARNTCTVTPKTPDEMDIAGQEPRIGVFVCKCGINIAGVVDVPRVVAYAKQLPYVAYCDTNLFTCSQDVQDKMKEIILENRLNRVVVASCSPKTHEPIFMETLEACGLNRYLFEMANIRNQNSWAHTDTPEKATRKAIDLVRMAVARASRLYPLHDKQIPVTPAGLVVGGGIAGMNAALALADQGFETILVEQESQLGGMARNLTHTIDGSDIGAYLNGLIEKVTGHPNIQVLTNALIVGFSGFKGNFETEVLIGPAMYERKIKHGVVILATGAGEYQPTEYCYGQSPVVITQTELSRRLEETGADKLEQVVMIQCVGSRNDEHPNCSRYCCQAAVKNALAIKKRNPDTDVYILYRDMRTFGFMEDYFTEARQKGVLFFRYTPEDLPLVEKAGGGVAVTFRDHVLGRPLQVTPDLLVLSAGMRPTDTQELGSIMKLGRNREGYMIEAHVKLRPVEMATEGIYVCGTAHSPRLIPETISQALAAASRAATLLSKTSLKLSAVIAQVDQDRCASCLICVRNCPYNVPKINKEGVSEIDPASCQGCGVCASECPAKAIHLNWYEDSQIISKIEALLEETAYDG; from the coding sequence ATGGCAGACAGGATCGAAACCAAAGGCAGCGCGGTCGTGGTTGGCGCGGGTATCGCCGGTATGCAGGCCGCTCTTGATCTGGCCAATGCCGGATTTTATGTTTATCTGGTTGACCGCTTACCCACCGTCGGCGGATTGATGGCGCAGCTGGACAAGACCTTTCCGACCAATGACTGTACCATGTGAGTGATCTCACCCAAACTGGTCGAGGTCGGCCGGCATCTGAACATCAAGATCATCACCAACACCGAAGTGGATTCCATATCCGGCGAACCGGGAAATTTCCGGGTCACCCTGATCAATCGCCCGCGGTTTATCGATCCCGCCAAATGTACCGGCTGCGGTGAATGCAGCCGGGCCTGCCCCGTCAAGGGAGCGGATGAGTTCAACTGCAGCTTGTCCAAAAAATCGGCCACTTACATCAGGTACGCCCAGTCAGTGCCGCTCTCCTATGCCATTGATCCCGCCCTGTGCATCGGCTGCGGGCTATGTGAAAAAGTCTGTATCGCCGAAGCCATCACATACAGTGACGCCGTCAGGCAGACGGAAGTGGAGGCGGGAGCGGTCATCCTGGCCGCCGGCACCACCCCTTTCGATCCATCTCAACTGGATTTTTACGGCTACGGAAAATCACCGAACATCCTCACCAGTCTGGAATTTGAGCGGATCTTAAGTGCCACCGGCCCCTATCAGGGCCATCTGCAGCGCCCGCTGGACCTGAAGCTGCCGAAAAAAATCGCCTGGCTGCAATGCGTCGGATCAAGGGACAGGAACCGCTGCGGCAACGGCTATTGTTCGTCGGTCTGCTGCATGTACGCGACCAAAGATGCCATGATCGCCAAAGAACATGCCAAAGGCGATCTGGAATGCACCGTCTTTAACATGGATATGCGAACCTTCGGCAAGGAGTACGAGGCCTATTACAACCGGGCCAAAAGAGAGGGGATCCGCTTCGAACGGGCGAGGGTCCATACGGTCGACCCCATCGATGACAGCGGCGATCTCAGGATGCGCTATTCCACCGAAGCCGGAGAGGTCCGGGAGGAGGATTTTGACATTGTGGTCCTGTCCGTCGGGCTGCAGCCATCTGAAACCACCGTGGCAATGGCCAATCGACTGGGCATCGACCTGAATTCCTATAGATTCGCCGCCACCGGCCAGTTTACGCCGGTGGAGACATCCCGCCCGGGGATTTACGTCTGTGGCGCCTTCCAGGGGCCTAAGGATATCCCTGATTCCGTAACCCAGGCCAGCGCCGCCGCCTGCCGCGCCGCCATGCGTCTGGCGGAAGCCCGCAACACCTGCACCGTGACCCCGAAAACGCCGGATGAAATGGACATCGCCGGCCAGGAACCGAGGATCGGCGTCTTTGTCTGCAAATGCGGCATCAATATCGCCGGGGTGGTGGACGTCCCCCGGGTGGTGGCGTACGCGAAGCAACTTCCCTATGTGGCCTATTGCGACACCAATCTGTTCACCTGCTCCCAGGACGTGCAGGACAAAATGAAGGAGATCATCCTGGAAAACCGGTTAAACCGGGTGGTGGTGGCCTCCTGTTCACCCAAAACCCACGAACCGATATTCATGGAAACCCTGGAAGCCTGCGGACTGAACCGGTACCTGTTTGAAATGGCTAACATCCGCAATCAGAATTCATGGGCCCATACCGATACGCCGGAAAAGGCCACCCGGAAAGCCATCGATCTTGTCCGTATGGCCGTGGCCCGGGCGAGCCGGCTTTATCCGCTCCATGACAAGCAGATCCCGGTTACCCCCGCCGGTTTAGTGGTGGGTGGTGGTATCGCCGGAATGAACGCGGCCCTGGCCCTGGCCGACCAGGGGTTTGAAACCATTCTGGTGGAACAGGAAAGCCAGCTCGGCGGCATGGCCCGCAACCTTACCCATACCATTGACGGCTCCGATATCGGCGCTTATCTGAATGGCCTGATCGAAAAAGTGACCGGCCACCCCAATATCCAGGTATTGACCAACGCGCTGATCGTCGGCTTCTCCGGATTCAAAGGCAACTTTGAAACCGAAGTGCTCATCGGGCCGGCCATGTATGAAAGAAAAATCAAGCACGGCGTGGTAATTCTGGCCACCGGCGCCGGGGAATACCAGCCGACGGAATACTGCTATGGGCAAAGCCCGGTCGTCATCACCCAGACGGAACTGTCCCGGCGTCTGGAAGAAACTGGCGCCGACAAACTGGAACAGGTGGTCATGATCCAGTGCGTCGGTTCCCGGAACGACGAGCATCCCAATTGCTCCCGTTACTGTTGCCAGGCTGCGGTGAAAAACGCCCTGGCCATCAAAAAACGCAACCCGGACACCGATGTTTATATCCTCTATCGTGACATGAGAACCTTTGGTTTTATGGAGGATTATTTCACGGAAGCCCGTCAGAAAGGCGTTCTGTTCTTCCGCTACACCCCGGAGGATTTGCCTCTGGTGGAAAAAGCGGGAGGCGGGGTAGCGGTTACCTTCAGGGATCATGTACTCGGCCGACCGCTCCAGGTGACGCCGGATCTTCTGGTCTTAAGCGCCGGGATGAGGCCCACGGACACGCAGGAACTGGGATCTATCATGAAACTCGGTCGCAACCGGGAAGGCTATATGATAGAGGCCCATGTCAAACTTCGCCCGGTGGAAATGGCCACGGAAGGGATTTACGTCTGCGGGACCGCTCACAGCCCGCGGCTGATCCCGGAAACCATTTCCCAGGCCCTGGCGGCCGCGTCCCGTGCCGCCACCCTGCTCTCCAAAACCAGCCTGAAACTTTCGGCGGTCATCGCCCAGGTGGACCAGGACAGATGCGCGTCATGCCTCATCTGTGTCCGCAACTGCCCGTACAATGTACCGAAAATCAACAAAGAAGGGGTCAGTGAGATTGACCCGGCCTCATGCCAGGGTTGCGGCGTGTGCGCCTCGGAGTGCCCCGCCAAGGCCATACACCTGAACTGGTACGAGGATTCCCAGATAATCAGCAAAATTGAGGCCCTGCTGGAGGAGACGGCTTATGACGGATAG